A genomic segment from Bradyrhizobium diazoefficiens USDA 110 encodes:
- the tnpC gene encoding IS66 family transposase, translating to MEAAERILEGFDGILQVDGYQGYHRLARPKRKGGVPLRLAACWSHSRRKIIAATPKAGSPIAEAVLARIAALYAIEKEIRGADAPARQTTRNERSRPLVAELERFLREQAARLSPGSEMGKAIAYLLNHWDGLTLFLDDGCVEMDTNPVENQIRPLTLTRKNSLFAGHDEGGRSWARIASLIATCKINSVEPYVWMKATLKAIATGHPQSRIDELLPWSFGRTS from the coding sequence AGGTCGACGGATACCAGGGCTATCATCGGCTCGCACGGCCCAAGCGCAAAGGCGGCGTGCCGCTGCGGCTGGCCGCATGTTGGTCCCACTCAAGGCGCAAGATCATCGCAGCGACTCCGAAAGCCGGCTCACCCATCGCCGAAGCCGTTCTCGCGCGCATCGCCGCACTCTATGCGATCGAGAAGGAGATCCGTGGCGCCGACGCCCCGGCTCGGCAAACGACCCGTAACGAGCGATCACGGCCGCTCGTCGCTGAACTCGAGAGGTTTCTGCGCGAGCAAGCCGCTCGCCTGTCGCCGGGCAGCGAGATGGGCAAGGCGATCGCCTATCTCCTGAACCATTGGGATGGCCTCACCTTGTTTCTCGACGATGGTTGCGTTGAGATGGACACCAATCCCGTCGAAAATCAAATCAGGCCGCTGACTCTGACGCGTAAAAATAGTTTATTTGCTGGTCACGACGAAGGTGGTCGTTCATGGGCGCGCATAGCTTCGCTCATCGCCACCTGCAAAATCAACAGCGTGGAGCCCTACGTCTGGATGAAAGCGACGCTCAAAGCGATCGCAACCGGTCACCCGCAGTCCCGGATCGACGAGCTCCTGCCCTGGTCGTTCGGCCGCACCTCGTAA